A genomic stretch from Flavobacterium humidisoli includes:
- a CDS encoding DUF2931 family protein has protein sequence MKKYEWLPTSNAPEIYPTEIFDFDSHFYLEDGGSVYIPTSVPNCNGWGNSGSTHTQGEDLKALPVRMEITWASFKENKFYTGNWDMPIDTLKKLFEKGTIDWRTGRISNYNEIIVNCAPGGIVVVWVYGNDQQIEVARFQAKERQFDIKKLSNNPEVTQKGYFEVMGKLKPEFEEEFKKKGIQHDIYDIYRKKYTWRAKTEIEGHQLMNIGFKMFNGEEETIFNEKIIEPIKENSFKPRAVPKQLNFIFEDSKKLQTVFEVKPFDEDEIMNLFQQADPNKPIEIILRMNVDLSNRRLIFKQGEKEIPIKKIDVENMWKYKG, from the coding sequence ATGAAAAAATACGAATGGTTGCCCACGTCTAATGCTCCGGAAATTTATCCAACAGAAATTTTTGATTTTGACTCTCATTTTTATTTAGAAGATGGTGGTAGTGTTTATATTCCAACATCAGTTCCAAATTGTAATGGTTGGGGCAATTCTGGCTCTACCCATACACAAGGCGAAGATTTAAAAGCACTGCCTGTAAGAATGGAAATTACCTGGGCATCTTTTAAAGAAAACAAGTTTTATACAGGCAATTGGGACATGCCTATTGATACCCTGAAAAAACTTTTTGAAAAAGGGACGATAGATTGGCGAACCGGTAGAATTTCAAATTATAACGAAATAATAGTAAACTGTGCACCTGGGGGCATAGTGGTGGTTTGGGTATATGGTAATGACCAGCAAATAGAAGTGGCTCGTTTTCAGGCAAAAGAAAGACAATTTGATATTAAAAAATTATCTAATAATCCAGAAGTAACCCAAAAAGGTTATTTTGAAGTAATGGGCAAGTTAAAACCTGAGTTTGAAGAAGAGTTTAAAAAGAAAGGCATTCAACATGATATTTATGATATCTACAGAAAAAAATACACTTGGCGTGCAAAAACCGAAATAGAAGGACATCAATTGATGAACATAGGATTTAAGATGTTTAATGGAGAAGAAGAAACAATTTTTAACGAAAAAATTATTGAACCCATTAAAGAAAACTCTTTTAAGCCAAGAGCTGTCCCTAAACAGCTAAATTTCATTTTTGAAGACAGTAAAAAACTTCAAACTGTTTTTGAAGTCAAGCCTTTTGACGAAGACGAAATCATGAACCTATTCCAACAAGCAGACCCAAATAAACCTATAGAAATTATTTTGCGCATGAATGTAGATTTAAGTAATCGAAGATTAATTTTTAAACAAGGTGAAAAAGAAATCCCCATAAAAAAAATTGATGTTGAGAATATGTGGAAATATAAGGGTTAA
- a CDS encoding DUF2931 family protein, with product MVKTYLKIIVCFLICMQISSCQMINEKTPEWHAEMCHPANRYRVQMVKDEIFTLEGIRAGMPYGSSSGKWGDSGGMWTEQHGTPIGADLTYYAGYDNVFYRLKIDFPVERMKDLVRRNYAMREAKNKIIEEYKHDGDRDLLADVNADYNSYHGMSSLIFGFAPKGMVVVWVNYGLTVIEIGRYQAKVITDPKELESAKNKHLATWRFTPEYFDELAKKLYNPDANCDLWDMYRLRYNWKPVFTSENPNFRLFKINTEYYNGEKDQMMRPWLLENKMRDRALPNVFQFFWETGIGEKFEGRIFFNQNEIFRHFKGLSGDNEIQVKIAKDNRSLEVLLNSQKLEVDSIRIYPNSKKDFNDSYK from the coding sequence ATGGTTAAAACATACCTAAAAATAATCGTATGCTTTTTAATATGCATGCAGATAAGCAGCTGTCAGATGATAAATGAGAAAACACCCGAGTGGCATGCCGAAATGTGTCACCCTGCAAATAGGTACAGAGTACAAATGGTAAAAGATGAAATTTTTACCTTAGAAGGTATTCGTGCAGGAATGCCATATGGGAGTTCCTCAGGCAAGTGGGGAGATTCCGGAGGAATGTGGACGGAACAGCACGGCACGCCCATAGGGGCAGACCTAACATATTATGCCGGTTATGACAATGTCTTTTACAGGTTAAAGATTGATTTTCCTGTGGAGCGGATGAAAGATCTGGTGAGACGCAATTATGCAATGCGGGAAGCAAAAAATAAAATAATTGAGGAATATAAGCATGACGGAGATCGTGATTTATTGGCCGATGTCAATGCCGATTACAATTCCTATCATGGAATGTCCAGTCTTATTTTTGGTTTTGCGCCAAAAGGTATGGTGGTGGTTTGGGTGAATTATGGCCTAACGGTGATAGAAATAGGCAGATATCAGGCTAAAGTGATCACTGACCCAAAAGAATTAGAATCAGCAAAAAACAAACATCTGGCAACATGGAGGTTTACTCCAGAATATTTTGATGAACTAGCGAAAAAACTATACAATCCAGATGCCAATTGTGATCTATGGGATATGTATCGTCTGCGTTACAATTGGAAACCCGTATTTACCTCCGAGAATCCTAATTTCAGATTATTTAAGATAAATACAGAATATTACAATGGCGAAAAAGACCAGATGATGCGCCCATGGCTGCTGGAAAACAAAATGAGAGACAGGGCACTGCCAAATGTCTTTCAGTTTTTCTGGGAAACAGGGATAGGAGAAAAATTTGAAGGCAGGATTTTCTTCAATCAAAATGAAATATTCCGCCATTTTAAAGGACTCTCAGGAGATAACGAAATTCAGGTGAAAATTGCCAAAGACAACAGAAGTCTGGAGGTTTTACTAAACAGTCAAAAACTGGAGGTTGACAGCATTAGAATTTACCCTAACAGCAAAAAGGATTTTAATGATTCCTATAAATAA
- a CDS encoding ATP-binding protein, whose amino-acid sequence MLLFLFSCKEKKTDNTNIEAIQKQAIILRDKADINFDKQNLNTAFYQFNESKELFETVKDSPNISYVLIRMSDIQQINGDYYGSKETVTEALPYAKTFEGHLRSIHNNLGIADKELSLYDDAIFYYKESIKDSKNKEDGHVPLSNIAAVYMQQKKYNDAIILLEYLLSQKFIDKKSNADSKAIMQDNLGYAYFKNGMPEKALQLMNEGLKLKNEINNNYSSIESYLHLADYYSKKDIKKSDYNALTAYNIATKLNSVDERLEALQILISNNNSPNTNRYTQYYFALNDSIIKVRNNFKNKSAKIKYDAKKEKDENVKLHLEKAENQLSLQRAKYMRIVFVIVFIFLVILIAILIRYYKNKNKTIEFKSSYDTETRISKKIHDELANDVFQVIAFAESQPLAAENTKENLLQKLDDIYGRVRGISKENNKIETGKDFTKSIKEMLSAYNTVERNIIATNLESVNWEDVDDIKKITIGRVLQELMVNMKKHSKASLVVIKFDSDQKSILINYTDNGIGCEQTKISKNGLQNMEHRIQTVKGTIEFETEPQNGFKAKIAIPK is encoded by the coding sequence ATGCTCCTTTTTCTTTTTTCCTGCAAAGAAAAAAAGACTGATAATACTAATATCGAAGCTATACAAAAACAAGCTATTATTTTACGAGATAAGGCGGATATTAATTTTGACAAACAGAATCTCAATACTGCTTTTTATCAATTTAATGAATCAAAAGAGCTTTTTGAAACTGTAAAAGATAGCCCAAATATTTCCTATGTACTCATTAGGATGTCTGATATACAACAAATTAACGGAGACTATTATGGCAGTAAAGAAACTGTAACCGAAGCATTACCTTATGCCAAAACATTCGAAGGCCATTTAAGATCTATACATAACAACTTAGGCATTGCAGATAAAGAACTCTCTCTTTATGATGATGCGATTTTTTACTACAAAGAATCAATTAAAGATTCTAAAAATAAAGAAGATGGACACGTTCCTCTTAGTAATATAGCTGCTGTATATATGCAGCAAAAAAAATATAATGACGCAATCATTCTTTTAGAATATCTTTTAAGTCAGAAGTTTATAGATAAAAAATCTAACGCAGATTCAAAAGCCATAATGCAAGACAATTTAGGCTATGCTTACTTTAAAAATGGAATGCCTGAAAAAGCTTTACAATTAATGAATGAAGGTTTAAAATTAAAAAATGAAATTAACAACAACTATAGCAGTATTGAAAGTTATCTTCATCTTGCCGATTATTATTCTAAAAAAGATATTAAAAAATCAGACTATAATGCTCTTACCGCTTACAATATAGCTACAAAATTAAATAGTGTCGATGAAAGATTAGAAGCGCTGCAAATTTTAATTTCTAATAATAACAGCCCTAATACAAATAGATATACACAATATTACTTTGCATTAAATGATAGCATTATTAAAGTTAGAAATAATTTCAAAAATAAATCTGCTAAAATTAAATACGATGCAAAAAAAGAAAAAGATGAAAATGTAAAGCTTCACTTAGAAAAGGCTGAAAATCAACTTTCCCTTCAAAGAGCCAAATATATGCGAATTGTATTCGTAATTGTTTTTATCTTTTTAGTTATTCTAATTGCAATTTTAATCCGCTACTATAAAAATAAAAATAAGACGATAGAGTTTAAAAGCTCATACGATACAGAAACGAGAATCTCTAAAAAGATTCATGACGAATTGGCCAATGATGTATTCCAAGTAATTGCTTTTGCCGAATCTCAACCATTGGCTGCAGAAAACACCAAGGAAAATCTTCTGCAGAAATTGGATGACATTTATGGTCGAGTGAGAGGAATTTCAAAAGAAAACAATAAGATTGAAACCGGCAAAGACTTTACCAAAAGCATAAAAGAAATGCTTTCTGCGTACAACACCGTTGAGAGAAACATTATTGCCACAAATTTAGAAAGTGTCAATTGGGAAGATGTTGATGATATAAAGAAAATCACCATCGGAAGAGTGCTACAGGAGTTAATGGTGAACATGAAAAAGCATAGCAAAGCAAGTCTGGTCGTGATAAAGTTTGACAGCGATCAGAAATCAATTCTAATAAACTATACAGATAACGGAATTGGCTGCGAGCAAACGAAGATTTCTAAAAATGGGCTTCAAAATATGGAGCACCGCATTCAGACCGTTAAAGGAACCATCGAATTTGAAACAGAACCCCAAAACGGATTTAAAGCTAAAATAGCAATCCCTAAATAA